From the Sphingomonas phyllosphaerae 5.2 genome, one window contains:
- a CDS encoding TonB-dependent receptor, which translates to MTTRFLASAASLLAITIASAATAQTVPAASPAAPDTTIDTPGSGAEVVVTGIRRSLADATALKRNNIGIVDAISSEDIGRFPDQNLAESLQRVTGVQITRNKGEGSRVALRGLGPNFTQTQYNGRQIATPGGGRSFSFTSLSSDFVSAVEVIKSPSAEQVEGGLAGLVNVRVARPLDAGRDVVAITAEGIYEENPNRVTPHASLFVNKVISDRFGASFGINYEKRRVLSAGYLGYGAENGVEGRRNPPLDYNLDGDLADQARFIHTTNLVAQDGKFERVTMIGGLQFKPTDTLNFYADGFFSDFKDYSIYNEHQVRFTNIQGPGAGVVGSTVADGYLTALDANGVDHRADTRPIDTHDELFSGAVGGIWTLDELKVSSEFSFSKARRTSTNYGFAINSRARVGYDTGGNLGREPTVTFNRGYDPLDPSTYNLLAVGGTYRAPSIDRNYDGRLDISRDVALSDATLVLKAGGMFANRRSEFSSRTFNLTSQQFATALGQAYNPTVEGGSTSAAPILAQVDYSKFVQSSLGTYLAPNLDAFFDKLPLSQMLSLAPPQAQLANDFQVTERSYAAYGQVDIRALEDRFNGNIGLRYVRTDQTSDGNAADLSTLLVRRGGIITVVQGTAPVSIDNSYAEWLPSANLSYDLTPQLKVRGAVARTLTRPDIGLLSPTLSVDANTSTISARNPNLRPYLSNQIDLSLEYYFAGSGLLSAAVFYKDVKNFIINAATSVTQTVQLEEGGSREQVFLLRQPRNGASSKIKGFELGAQVPFTFLPSALDGLGVLGNFTYLDLGDVVVTQGEPAIPISGASTRSYNIAGYYEKAGFGIRASYNYRNGFVNDPISTFGDGDYQRSYGQLDISASYDVNRMVTLNADVTNATNAKIFNDTAVGLLRGVVDNGRRITAGVRVRF; encoded by the coding sequence ATGACCACACGTTTTCTGGCCAGCGCCGCATCGCTGCTCGCGATCACCATCGCGTCCGCCGCCACCGCGCAGACCGTGCCCGCCGCCAGCCCGGCGGCACCGGACACGACGATCGACACGCCCGGGAGTGGCGCGGAGGTGGTCGTCACCGGCATCCGCCGCAGCCTCGCCGACGCGACCGCGCTGAAGCGCAACAACATCGGCATCGTCGATGCGATCTCCTCGGAGGATATCGGGCGCTTCCCCGACCAGAACCTCGCCGAATCGCTTCAGCGCGTCACCGGCGTGCAGATCACGCGCAACAAGGGCGAAGGATCACGCGTCGCCTTGCGCGGGCTCGGCCCCAATTTCACGCAGACGCAGTATAACGGTCGCCAGATCGCGACGCCGGGCGGCGGGCGCAGCTTCTCCTTCACCTCGCTGTCGTCGGACTTCGTCAGCGCGGTCGAGGTCATCAAGTCGCCCAGCGCCGAGCAGGTCGAGGGCGGACTCGCCGGCCTGGTCAACGTCCGCGTCGCACGCCCGCTGGACGCCGGGCGCGACGTGGTGGCGATCACCGCGGAGGGCATCTACGAGGAAAACCCGAACCGCGTGACGCCGCACGCATCGCTGTTCGTCAACAAGGTCATCAGCGATCGCTTCGGCGCCAGCTTCGGCATCAACTATGAAAAGCGCCGCGTGCTGTCGGCGGGCTATCTCGGTTACGGTGCGGAGAACGGCGTCGAGGGGCGGCGCAACCCGCCACTCGACTATAACCTCGATGGCGACCTCGCCGACCAGGCACGCTTCATCCACACCACCAACCTTGTCGCGCAGGACGGCAAGTTCGAACGCGTGACGATGATCGGCGGATTGCAGTTCAAGCCGACCGACACGCTGAACTTCTACGCCGACGGCTTCTTTTCGGACTTCAAGGACTATTCGATCTACAACGAGCATCAGGTCCGCTTCACCAATATCCAGGGGCCCGGCGCGGGCGTCGTCGGCAGCACTGTCGCCGATGGCTACCTGACCGCGCTGGACGCCAACGGAGTCGATCATCGCGCCGACACCCGCCCGATCGATACGCATGACGAACTGTTCAGCGGTGCGGTCGGCGGCATCTGGACGCTGGACGAGCTGAAGGTGTCGAGTGAGTTCAGCTTCTCCAAGGCGCGCCGCACCTCGACCAACTACGGCTTCGCGATCAACTCGCGCGCGCGCGTCGGCTACGACACGGGCGGCAATCTCGGGCGCGAGCCGACCGTCACGTTCAATCGCGGCTACGACCCGCTCGATCCCTCGACCTACAATTTGCTCGCGGTCGGCGGCACGTATCGCGCGCCCAGCATCGACCGCAATTACGACGGCCGCCTCGACATCTCGCGCGATGTCGCGCTCTCGGACGCCACCCTCGTCCTGAAGGCGGGCGGCATGTTCGCCAACCGCCGCAGCGAATTCAGCTCGCGCACCTTCAACCTGACGTCGCAGCAGTTCGCGACCGCGCTGGGGCAGGCCTATAACCCGACCGTCGAGGGCGGCAGCACGTCCGCGGCGCCGATCCTTGCACAGGTCGATTATTCGAAGTTCGTGCAGTCCTCGCTCGGCACCTATCTTGCACCCAATCTCGACGCGTTCTTCGACAAGCTGCCCCTGTCGCAGATGCTGTCGCTCGCCCCGCCGCAGGCGCAGCTCGCCAACGACTTCCAGGTCACTGAACGATCGTATGCGGCCTATGGCCAGGTCGACATTCGCGCGCTGGAGGATCGCTTCAACGGCAACATCGGGCTGCGCTATGTCCGCACCGATCAGACGTCCGACGGCAACGCCGCCGATCTGTCGACCCTGCTGGTGCGGCGCGGCGGGATCATCACCGTCGTGCAGGGAACCGCGCCGGTCTCGATCGACAACAGCTATGCCGAATGGTTGCCCAGCGCGAACCTTTCCTACGACCTGACGCCGCAATTGAAGGTGCGCGGCGCGGTGGCGCGCACGCTGACGCGGCCCGACATCGGCTTACTCTCCCCGACGCTGAGCGTCGATGCGAACACCAGCACGATCAGCGCGCGCAACCCGAACCTGCGCCCGTACCTGTCGAACCAGATCGACCTGTCGCTCGAATATTACTTCGCCGGCTCCGGGTTGCTCTCGGCGGCGGTCTTCTACAAGGACGTCAAGAACTTCATCATCAACGCCGCCACCTCGGTCACACAGACCGTGCAGCTGGAGGAAGGCGGCAGCCGCGAACAGGTGTTCCTGCTGCGCCAGCCGCGCAACGGCGCGAGCAGCAAGATCAAGGGGTTCGAGCTTGGCGCGCAAGTGCCGTTCACGTTCCTGCCCAGCGCGCTCGACGGCCTCGGTGTGCTCGGCAACTTCACCTATCTCGATCTTGGTGACGTGGTGGTGACGCAGGGAGAGCCCGCGATCCCGATCTCGGGCGCATCGACGCGCAGCTACAATATCGCCGGCTATTACGAAAAGGCCGGGTTCGGCATTCGCGCTTCGTACAACTACCGCAATGGCTTCGTGAACGATCCGATCAGCACGTTCGGCGATGGCGACTATCAGCGGTCGTATGGTCAGCTCGACATCTCGGCGAGCTACGACGTCAACCGCATGGTGACGCTGAACGCCGACGTCACCAACGCGACGAACGCGAAGATCTTCAACGACACCGCCGTCGGCCTGCTGCGCGGCGTGGTCGACAACGGCCGACGCATTACCGCGGGCGTGCGCGTGCGGTTCTAG
- a CDS encoding glycosyl hydrolase family 95 catalytic domain-containing protein — translation MSTELSRRSVLGAGAAAAAAGGLAALPLRAQSNVSGDAHRLWFDAPAERWVDGLPVGNGRLGAMVRGGTDREIVSLNEDTLWSGYPGTDASPDARAALPGVRAATFAGDFHAADERAKRMQGPYSNSYAPLGDLTIALHGGGAVRDYRRTLDLDEAVAGVSYAAGQTRFTREVFVSHPAQLVVIMLTAEGGTIDADLSLATLLRGTARAAGNRIVLHGKAPAYAAPNYQKVADPVRFDDAAGKGMMFAAVADVATDGGSATAAGATIAVRGARSVEIRIAAATGFRRFDQAPDLPIAAIEAKAAAALTAAKAVRHAALRAAHVADHQRLYRRAELSLTGASGTTAERRAGNERASDPGLAALLFHFGRYLLIASSRPGTQPANLQGIWNAEVRPPWSSNHTTNINTEMNYWPAEVANLADCHTALFDWLEHVAVRGAAVASGYYGMPGWCLHHNSDLWAMANPVGEGEATPVWANWPMGGPWLMQHLWQHYAFGGDLAFLRERAWPLMRGAAEFCAAWLVANPADGRLTTAPSISPENEFLAPDGKKASISAGCTMDLALTRELFANCIAAAGLLKTDAAFAAKLRGLVERLEPYRIGSHGQLLEWSQEFAENEPGHRHISHLYPLYPGDEFTPRRTPKWARAVATSMQRREDNGGAQTGWSRAWATCIWARMGDAARAGRSIDAFFKSSTLDNLFDTHPSDKGPIFQIDGNFGITAAIAEMLVQSHDGAIALLPALPPAWRDGSVRGLRARGAVTVDQRWRAGALEQAELTFATGGDVLVRLPAGRRVRAATRGATAVALKAEEAGLRVRARAGDRITLTIGAA, via the coding sequence ATGTCGACCGAGCTTAGCCGGCGAAGCGTGCTTGGAGCCGGTGCTGCCGCAGCGGCAGCGGGAGGGCTTGCGGCGCTGCCGTTGCGTGCGCAGTCGAACGTATCCGGCGATGCGCACCGGCTCTGGTTCGATGCGCCTGCCGAACGCTGGGTCGACGGGCTGCCGGTCGGCAACGGCCGGCTTGGCGCAATGGTACGCGGCGGAACCGACCGTGAGATCGTGTCGCTGAACGAGGACACCTTGTGGTCGGGCTATCCCGGCACCGATGCCAGCCCGGACGCGCGCGCGGCGCTGCCCGGCGTGCGCGCGGCGACCTTCGCCGGTGACTTCCACGCTGCCGACGAGCGCGCGAAGCGGATGCAGGGGCCATATTCGAACAGCTACGCCCCGCTCGGCGACCTCACGATCGCGCTTCACGGTGGCGGCGCGGTGCGCGACTACCGCCGCACGCTCGATCTGGACGAGGCGGTGGCCGGCGTTTCCTACGCCGCGGGGCAGACCCGTTTCACGCGCGAGGTGTTCGTCTCGCACCCCGCGCAGCTTGTCGTGATAATGCTGACCGCGGAAGGCGGGACGATCGACGCCGACCTGTCGCTCGCGACGCTGCTGCGCGGCACCGCCCGCGCGGCCGGGAACCGGATCGTGCTGCACGGCAAGGCCCCCGCTTATGCCGCACCCAATTACCAGAAGGTCGCCGATCCGGTCCGCTTCGACGATGCCGCGGGGAAGGGCATGATGTTCGCGGCCGTCGCCGATGTCGCGACCGACGGTGGAAGCGCCACCGCCGCCGGCGCGACGATCGCGGTGCGCGGCGCGCGCAGTGTCGAGATCCGCATCGCCGCCGCCACCGGCTTCCGGCGCTTCGACCAGGCGCCCGACCTGCCGATCGCCGCGATCGAGGCGAAGGCGGCGGCTGCGTTGACCGCGGCGAAGGCCGTTCGTCACGCCGCGTTGCGTGCCGCGCATGTCGCGGATCACCAGCGGCTCTATCGTCGTGCCGAACTCAGCCTGACCGGCGCGAGCGGCACCACCGCGGAACGGCGCGCCGGCAACGAGCGTGCGAGCGATCCGGGGCTGGCGGCGCTGCTCTTCCACTTCGGCCGCTACCTGCTGATCGCGAGCTCTCGCCCGGGCACCCAGCCCGCGAACCTGCAGGGGATCTGGAATGCCGAGGTGCGCCCGCCCTGGAGCAGCAACCACACGACCAACATCAACACCGAGATGAACTATTGGCCGGCCGAGGTCGCGAACCTGGCCGATTGCCACACCGCGCTGTTCGACTGGCTGGAGCATGTCGCGGTGCGCGGTGCGGCGGTCGCCAGCGGCTATTACGGGATGCCGGGCTGGTGCCTGCATCATAACAGCGACCTCTGGGCGATGGCGAACCCGGTCGGCGAAGGCGAAGCGACCCCGGTGTGGGCGAACTGGCCGATGGGCGGACCGTGGCTGATGCAGCACCTGTGGCAGCATTATGCGTTCGGCGGCGACCTGGCCTTCCTGCGCGAGCGGGCATGGCCGCTGATGCGCGGTGCGGCGGAATTCTGCGCGGCGTGGCTGGTCGCCAACCCGGCCGACGGGCGGTTGACCACCGCGCCGTCGATCTCGCCCGAAAACGAGTTCCTCGCGCCCGACGGCAAGAAGGCGTCGATCAGCGCCGGGTGCACGATGGACCTCGCGCTGACCCGCGAGCTGTTCGCCAATTGTATCGCGGCGGCGGGGCTGCTCAAGACCGACGCGGCGTTCGCCGCGAAGCTGCGCGGGCTGGTGGAGCGGCTGGAGCCATACCGGATCGGCAGCCACGGTCAGTTGCTCGAATGGTCGCAGGAGTTTGCGGAGAACGAGCCGGGGCACCGCCACATCTCGCATCTCTACCCGCTATATCCCGGCGACGAATTCACCCCGCGGCGCACCCCGAAATGGGCGCGGGCGGTGGCGACGTCGATGCAGCGCCGCGAAGATAATGGCGGCGCGCAGACCGGCTGGAGCCGTGCCTGGGCGACGTGCATCTGGGCGCGGATGGGCGACGCGGCACGCGCCGGGCGGTCGATCGACGCGTTCTTCAAATCGAGCACGCTCGACAACTTGTTCGACACGCACCCCTCCGACAAAGGCCCGATCTTCCAGATCGACGGCAATTTCGGGATCACCGCCGCGATCGCCGAGATGCTGGTGCAAAGCCACGACGGCGCGATCGCGCTGCTCCCGGCGCTGCCGCCGGCGTGGCGGGACGGCAGCGTCCGCGGGCTGCGCGCACGCGGCGCAGTCACCGTCGATCAACGCTGGCGCGCGGGTGCGCTGGAGCAGGCCGAACTGACCTTCGCCACCGGAGGCGACGTGCTCGTACGCCTGCCCGCGGGACGCCGCGTCCGTGCCGCCACCCGCGGCGCCACCGCGGTCGCCCTGAAAGCCGAGGAGGCCGGGCTGCGGGTGCGCGCGCGCGCCGGCGACCGCATCACACTGACCATCGGCGCCGCCTGA
- a CDS encoding amidohydrolase family protein, giving the protein MIRIDAHHHLWRYDPGDFGWIAPGSTIARDFDGADLVAAMATRGVDAAIAVQARQVPGETRALLEAAARHPAIIGVVGWIDLRATDIAARLDADAAPLLVGYRHIVQDEAAADFLLGDAMVHGVRAVVARNLTYDLLVDHRQLATVPAFLDRVGEGRFVLDHAAKPAIATGGWQPWADRLAAVAAAPHVMCKVSGLVTEANHANWSADDLERYLDHVFTLFGAGRVMWGSDWPVCLLAADYARVFDVVADYVGRHCPRDEAAIFGGNARRAYRLNGAVGG; this is encoded by the coding sequence ATGATCCGCATCGACGCGCACCACCACCTGTGGCGGTACGATCCCGGCGACTTCGGGTGGATCGCCCCGGGCAGCACGATCGCGCGCGATTTCGACGGCGCCGATCTGGTCGCGGCGATGGCGACACGCGGCGTCGACGCGGCGATCGCGGTGCAGGCGCGGCAGGTGCCCGGCGAGACGCGCGCGCTGCTGGAGGCGGCGGCGCGCCACCCCGCGATCATCGGTGTCGTCGGATGGATCGACCTGCGCGCCACGGACATCGCCGCCCGACTGGACGCCGACGCGGCCCCGCTGCTGGTCGGGTATCGCCATATCGTGCAGGACGAGGCCGCCGCGGACTTTCTGCTCGGTGACGCGATGGTGCACGGGGTGCGGGCGGTGGTGGCGCGGAACCTGACGTACGATCTGCTCGTGGATCATCGGCAGCTGGCCACCGTGCCCGCCTTCCTCGACCGGGTCGGCGAAGGGCGCTTCGTGCTGGATCACGCCGCCAAGCCCGCCATCGCGACCGGCGGATGGCAGCCGTGGGCGGACCGGCTGGCCGCGGTTGCGGCAGCGCCGCACGTGATGTGCAAGGTGTCGGGGCTGGTCACCGAGGCAAACCACGCGAACTGGTCGGCCGACGATCTGGAGCGGTATCTCGACCACGTCTTCACCCTGTTCGGGGCCGGGCGGGTGATGTGGGGATCGGACTGGCCGGTGTGTCTGCTGGCCGCCGATTATGCGCGCGTGTTCGACGTGGTCGCCGATTATGTCGGACGGCATTGTCCACGCGACGAAGCGGCGATCTTCGGGGGCAATGCACGGCGCGCCTACCGGCTGAACGGAGCAGTCGGCGGCTGA
- a CDS encoding IclR family transcriptional regulator, with product MVTRARKSDEEAPGAGKAKQTTYAAPALEKAFEILDLLSAYPQGALVTDMAAALGRSVGELFRIVVVMEQIGYLQRSPVNDRYTVSYKILDLAYRATPAQNLTRAATPEMQQLAAETDQSCHFVVPNGAYGLVIAREENPGVRGFSLRLGAAIDMIRSCSGQVLLAFSSAQRVKRIVAQAAAAQGKPVDTDWLEERLAIVRRQGFDRRQSPITHGVTDVSYPVFAFSGEIVGALTVPYMEMIDGSQRVKLDAVDGLLQAAAARISLTLGHHPAA from the coding sequence GTGGTCACGCGCGCGCGCAAATCCGACGAGGAGGCGCCCGGTGCCGGCAAGGCCAAGCAGACCACCTATGCGGCGCCGGCGCTGGAGAAGGCGTTCGAGATCCTGGACTTGCTCTCGGCCTATCCGCAGGGCGCGCTGGTCACCGACATGGCCGCGGCGCTGGGGCGGTCGGTGGGCGAGCTGTTCCGGATCGTCGTCGTCATGGAGCAGATCGGCTATCTGCAGCGCTCCCCGGTCAACGACCGCTACACCGTGTCGTACAAGATCCTCGACCTAGCGTACCGCGCCACGCCCGCGCAAAATCTGACGCGTGCGGCGACGCCGGAAATGCAGCAGCTGGCGGCGGAAACCGACCAGTCGTGCCACTTCGTCGTGCCCAACGGCGCCTATGGGCTGGTGATCGCGCGCGAGGAAAACCCGGGCGTGCGGGGCTTTTCGCTACGGCTCGGCGCGGCGATCGACATGATCCGCAGCTGTTCGGGGCAAGTGCTGCTCGCCTTCTCGTCGGCGCAGCGGGTGAAGCGGATCGTCGCGCAGGCGGCGGCGGCGCAGGGCAAGCCGGTCGACACGGATTGGCTGGAGGAACGGCTGGCGATCGTGCGGCGCCAGGGGTTCGACCGGCGTCAAAGCCCGATCACGCATGGGGTTACCGACGTCAGCTACCCGGTGTTCGCGTTCAGCGGCGAGATCGTGGGCGCGCTGACCGTGCCGTATATGGAGATGATCGACGGATCGCAGCGCGTGAAGCTGGACGCGGTCGACGGGCTGTTGCAGGCCGCCGCGGCGCGCATCTCGCTGACCCTCGGCCATCATCCAGCCGCCTGA
- the fucP gene encoding L-fucose:H+ symporter permease: MAWQGSPPLEDRPTAQQAHEHGGAARWIPALVITTSLFFLWGMANNLNDILIAQFKKAFTLSDFGTSFVQQVFYFGYFAFAIPASVVLRRFGYKAAIVTGLLLYGAGALLFYPAAAVSMYELFLLALFVIAAGLAFLETSANPLMTELGDPRTATRRLNWAQAANPLGAITGILVGRNFILSGIEHDEATLAGMNAAAREAFYRNEVQAIATPYLAIAVVVLLFAIAAAFTAFPRNTAARVDEGAIGGAIGGAGGGAGGKERFADLLRHPRLIGAVIAQFCYVGAQVGLWSYTIRYAQGGLGWTERQGADMLFVSLALFAGGRFVGTTLMTWIAPARLLTIFAAISAVLAATAALVGGHVGLYALVATSFFMSIQFPTIFALGVETLGSLRRLGSSLIIMAIIGGAVLTGLIGFVSDRAGIAAAMLVPAACFVVVLGYSLRARAWK, from the coding sequence ATGGCGTGGCAAGGTTCCCCTCCGCTGGAGGATCGTCCGACCGCGCAGCAGGCGCATGAACACGGCGGCGCGGCGCGGTGGATACCGGCGCTCGTCATCACGACCTCGCTGTTCTTCTTGTGGGGGATGGCCAACAACCTGAACGACATCCTGATCGCGCAGTTCAAGAAGGCGTTCACGCTGTCGGACTTCGGCACCAGCTTCGTGCAGCAGGTCTTCTATTTCGGCTATTTCGCGTTCGCGATCCCGGCGTCGGTCGTGCTGCGGCGCTTCGGCTACAAGGCGGCGATCGTCACCGGCCTGCTGCTGTATGGCGCGGGTGCGTTGCTTTTCTACCCGGCCGCAGCGGTGAGCATGTACGAGCTGTTCCTCCTCGCGCTGTTCGTCATCGCGGCGGGGCTGGCGTTCCTGGAGACGTCGGCCAACCCGTTGATGACGGAGCTGGGCGATCCGCGAACCGCGACCCGGCGGCTGAACTGGGCACAGGCCGCCAACCCGCTGGGCGCGATCACCGGCATCCTGGTCGGGCGGAACTTCATCCTGTCGGGGATCGAACATGACGAGGCGACGCTGGCGGGGATGAACGCCGCCGCGCGCGAAGCCTTCTACCGCAACGAGGTGCAGGCGATCGCGACGCCCTATCTCGCGATCGCCGTCGTCGTGCTGCTGTTCGCGATCGCCGCGGCCTTCACCGCCTTTCCGCGCAACACCGCCGCGCGCGTCGACGAAGGCGCGATCGGCGGCGCGATCGGCGGTGCGGGCGGCGGCGCTGGCGGCAAGGAGCGGTTCGCCGACCTGCTGCGTCATCCGCGGCTGATCGGGGCGGTGATCGCGCAATTCTGCTATGTCGGCGCGCAGGTCGGGCTGTGGAGCTACACGATCCGCTATGCGCAGGGCGGGCTCGGCTGGACCGAGCGGCAGGGCGCGGACATGCTGTTCGTGTCGCTGGCGCTGTTCGCCGGCGGGCGCTTCGTCGGCACGACATTGATGACGTGGATCGCCCCGGCGCGGCTGCTGACGATCTTCGCGGCGATCTCGGCGGTGCTGGCGGCGACCGCGGCGCTCGTCGGCGGACATGTCGGGCTATATGCGCTGGTCGCGACCAGCTTCTTCATGTCGATCCAGTTCCCGACGATCTTCGCGCTGGGCGTCGAAACGCTCGGGTCGCTGCGCCGGCTGGGATCGTCGCTGATCATCATGGCGATCATCGGCGGCGCGGTGCTGACCGGGTTGATCGGGTTCGTCTCGGATCGTGCGGGGATCGCGGCGGCGATGCTGGTACCCGCGGCGTGCTTCGTGGTGGTGCTGGGCTATTCGCTCCGCGCCCGCGCCTGGAAGTAA
- a CDS encoding zinc-binding alcohol dehydrogenase family protein, giving the protein MRAVSCREPFALELVDRPAPVAAPGEVLVRMRRVGLCGTDYHIFAGNQPFLSYPRVMGHELAGEIAAVPDGSALRVGQRVTINPYLACGTCVACRKGKPNCCTRIAVLGVHVDGGMQDVIAVPERAVIAADDLTLEQAAMVEFLAIGAHAVARAALSEGERVLVAGAGPIGVAVALFARLDGAEVTIIDTRATRLDHARTRLGFDDVITVDDGIRDALSARTGGDFFDCVFDATGNIHAMRAGLGYVANGGRYVLVSVVPDDLIFADPEFHRREATLIASRNALSSDFNRVLAAIRGGDIPTDALHTHSVDAEELPERMPQLIAAADHVLKAIVTF; this is encoded by the coding sequence ATGCGAGCCGTGTCGTGCCGGGAGCCGTTCGCGCTCGAACTCGTCGATCGCCCCGCTCCCGTTGCCGCACCGGGCGAGGTGCTGGTGCGGATGCGCCGCGTCGGGCTGTGCGGCACCGATTACCATATCTTCGCGGGCAACCAGCCGTTCCTGTCCTATCCGCGCGTGATGGGACATGAACTCGCCGGCGAGATCGCGGCCGTGCCGGATGGATCGGCGCTGCGGGTCGGCCAGCGGGTGACGATCAACCCGTATCTGGCGTGCGGCACCTGCGTCGCATGCCGCAAGGGCAAGCCGAATTGCTGCACGCGAATCGCGGTGCTCGGCGTCCACGTCGACGGCGGGATGCAGGATGTGATCGCGGTGCCCGAGCGCGCGGTGATCGCCGCCGACGACCTCACCCTCGAACAGGCCGCAATGGTCGAGTTCCTCGCGATCGGCGCGCATGCCGTCGCGCGTGCCGCGCTTTCGGAGGGAGAGCGCGTGCTGGTCGCGGGTGCCGGTCCGATCGGTGTCGCTGTGGCGTTGTTCGCGCGGCTCGACGGCGCGGAGGTGACGATCATCGATACCCGCGCGACACGCCTCGACCATGCGCGCACCCGGCTCGGGTTCGACGACGTGATCACCGTCGACGACGGCATCCGCGATGCGCTGTCGGCACGAACCGGGGGCGACTTCTTCGATTGCGTGTTCGACGCGACGGGCAACATCCATGCGATGCGCGCCGGGCTGGGCTATGTCGCGAACGGCGGCCGTTACGTGCTGGTCAGCGTGGTACCCGACGACCTGATCTTCGCCGATCCCGAATTCCACCGCCGCGAGGCGACGCTGATCGCCAGCCGCAATGCACTATCCAGTGATTTCAACCGCGTACTGGCCGCGATCCGCGGCGGCGACATTCCCACGGACGCGCTGCATACCCATAGCGTCGACGCCGAGGAGCTGCCGGAACGCATGCCGCAGTTGATCGCGGCCGCGGACCATGTTCTGAAGGCGATCGTGACGTTCTGA